A single genomic interval of Streptomyces sp. BA2 harbors:
- a CDS encoding SAM-dependent methyltransferase: MTETTVQSLPPRLTRLTFHGPLSEARATRLVERVAPGTGSVLDLGCGWGELLLRVLEAAPDATGVGVDLSAEDLARGRAAAKERGLAERVSFVEESATDTARGPADLVLCLGASQALSSAEPPGHTEAALRELRRLVNPGGRVVLGEGFWQRTPTSDELAAMWPGAHTGEHLFLGDLVDAAIAAGFRPVWVETASAEEWEEFESGYRTDVEEWLATHPGHPLAAETREKTDRQRDTWLRGYRQVLGLAYLTLMPVA, encoded by the coding sequence ATGACCGAGACCACCGTGCAGAGCCTGCCGCCCCGCCTCACCCGCCTCACCTTCCACGGCCCGCTCTCCGAGGCGCGGGCCACCCGCCTCGTCGAGCGCGTCGCGCCGGGCACCGGCTCCGTCCTCGATCTCGGCTGCGGCTGGGGCGAGTTGCTGCTCCGCGTCCTCGAAGCCGCCCCGGACGCAACCGGCGTGGGCGTCGATCTGTCGGCCGAGGACCTGGCCAGGGGCCGCGCCGCCGCCAAGGAGCGCGGTCTGGCCGAGCGCGTCTCCTTCGTCGAGGAGTCGGCGACGGACACCGCCCGCGGCCCCGCCGACCTCGTCCTGTGCCTGGGCGCGAGTCAGGCGCTCAGCTCCGCCGAACCGCCCGGCCACACCGAAGCGGCCCTGCGCGAACTGCGCCGCCTGGTGAATCCCGGCGGCCGCGTCGTGCTCGGCGAGGGTTTCTGGCAGCGCACCCCCACCTCCGACGAGCTCGCCGCGATGTGGCCGGGCGCCCACACCGGCGAACACCTCTTCCTGGGCGACCTCGTGGACGCGGCGATCGCCGCGGGCTTCCGCCCCGTGTGGGTGGAGACGGCGAGCGCGGAGGAGTGGGAGGAGTTCGAGTCCGGCTACCGCACCGACGTGGAGGAATGGCTTGCCACGCACCCCGGCCATCCGCTGGCCGCCGAGACCCGCGAGAAGACGGACCGCCAGCGCGACACCTGGCTGCGGGGCTACCGCCAGGTGCTCGGTCTGGCCTATCTGACCTTGATGCCGGTGGCCTGA
- a CDS encoding aminoglycoside phosphotransferase family protein: MLPPVDTDEQWDVVVPDEAVMRPGVEDLCGRLGLAGAPLHRFTEGSQPVYAVGDDLVLKLFPGAAADDALAEARVLSHLQGRLPVPTPRVRASGSYENGWRYVLMSRLPGEDLASAWPRIPRADRERLVTEAGEALAALHALDPGPLADVLGPGDWGAFLGRQRAGVVARQRKCGLPESWLEQIPDFLDAVPLPLRADAPPVLLHTEFMRQHLLVGSVGPGGSVGPGGSVGPGGSGGSGGSGGGAGRLGLTGLFDFEPAMIGDRAYDFVGVGLFVTRAEPGLLGRFMRAYGRTFEPRELLAHTLLHVYSNLPWYLRELPAPPEPTLDALAQAWFDTGYDRPQATGIKVR; this comes from the coding sequence ATGCTGCCCCCTGTGGACACCGACGAACAATGGGACGTCGTCGTCCCCGACGAGGCCGTCATGCGGCCCGGAGTCGAGGACCTCTGCGGCAGGCTGGGCCTCGCGGGGGCGCCGCTCCACCGGTTCACGGAGGGGTCGCAGCCCGTCTACGCAGTCGGGGACGATCTCGTGCTCAAGCTCTTCCCCGGCGCCGCGGCCGACGACGCCCTGGCCGAGGCGCGGGTGTTGAGCCATCTTCAGGGTCGGCTGCCCGTCCCCACACCGCGGGTGCGGGCGTCCGGGTCGTACGAGAACGGCTGGCGGTACGTACTGATGTCCCGGCTGCCCGGCGAAGACCTCGCCTCCGCCTGGCCGCGCATTCCGCGTGCCGACCGGGAGCGCCTGGTCACCGAGGCCGGTGAGGCGCTCGCCGCGCTGCATGCCCTGGATCCCGGGCCGCTCGCCGATGTGCTCGGGCCCGGTGACTGGGGAGCCTTCCTCGGCAGGCAGCGCGCCGGGGTCGTCGCGCGGCAGCGGAAATGCGGGCTGCCGGAGAGCTGGTTGGAGCAGATCCCCGACTTCCTGGACGCGGTGCCGCTGCCGCTGCGGGCCGACGCGCCGCCTGTCCTCCTGCACACCGAGTTCATGCGCCAGCATCTGCTGGTCGGCTCTGTCGGTCCCGGAGGCTCTGTCGGTCCCGGAGGCTCTGTCGGTCCCGGCGGTTCCGGCGGTTCCGGCGGCTCCGGCGGCGGGGCGGGGCGGCTCGGGCTCACCGGGCTCTTCGACTTCGAGCCCGCCATGATCGGGGACAGGGCGTACGACTTCGTGGGCGTCGGCCTCTTCGTCACGCGCGCGGAGCCGGGCCTCCTCGGCCGCTTCATGCGGGCCTACGGCCGCACCTTCGAGCCGCGCGAACTCCTCGCCCACACCCTGCTCCACGTCTACAGCAACCTGCCCTGGTATCTGCGGGAGCTGCCGGCCCCGCCGGAGCCGACGCTCGACGCGCTGGCCCAGGCGTGGTTCGACACCGGGTACGACCGCCCTCAGGCCACCGGCATCAAGGTCAGATAG
- a CDS encoding YqeB family protein yields the protein MTSEESLGPVPLRKDRTTVLGYPRGDLLTVLIGMPILGLLLGIALPPLARWLGDLPVLPWRDGIALVGSLDRPWHTAIAVGLGLVVGLLIAGTDYDETLKVTLTDQELVADLHERKRSIERARVSAVFLDGKELVVLDESSREFTRGVHKTAARALARALRSHGYPWQEADPHAALFHRWIPGAPGLPAEAHAVLVARKAALKNKAADDVRDLAETMQGLGYVVRDEGKDQYWRPLAVGTDERGGAARD from the coding sequence ATGACCAGCGAAGAGAGCCTCGGCCCCGTCCCGCTCCGCAAGGACAGGACAACGGTCCTCGGTTACCCGCGCGGTGACCTGCTGACCGTACTCATCGGCATGCCGATCCTCGGTCTCCTGCTCGGCATCGCCCTGCCGCCCCTTGCCCGGTGGCTGGGTGATCTGCCGGTGCTGCCCTGGCGGGACGGCATCGCGCTCGTCGGCTCACTGGACAGGCCGTGGCATACGGCGATCGCGGTGGGCCTCGGCCTGGTCGTCGGGCTGCTCATCGCGGGCACGGACTACGACGAGACCCTCAAGGTGACGCTGACCGACCAGGAGTTGGTGGCCGACCTGCACGAACGGAAGCGGAGCATCGAACGCGCCCGCGTCTCGGCGGTGTTCCTGGACGGCAAGGAACTGGTGGTCCTGGACGAGTCGTCACGCGAGTTCACCCGCGGCGTCCACAAGACGGCGGCTCGGGCCCTGGCCAGGGCACTTCGCTCGCACGGCTACCCGTGGCAGGAGGCCGACCCGCACGCGGCCCTGTTCCACCGCTGGATCCCCGGGGCTCCCGGTCTGCCCGCCGAGGCGCACGCGGTCCTCGTGGCGCGGAAGGCCGCCCTGAAGAACAAGGCAGCGGATGACGTCCGGGACCTCGCCGAGACGATGCAGGGTCTGGGGTACGTCGTACGGGACGAGGGCAAGGACCAGTACTGGCGCCCGCTTGCGGTGGGGACGGACGAGAGGGGCGGCGCCGCCCGGGACTGA
- a CDS encoding glutaminase, translating into MTPPTQPTPPTQPTSPQTYQPVLDRIAAEIEETPERGRPADYIPALAACDPRRFGMAVAEPDGTVYGVGDWRQPFSAQSITKVFTLALDLAREGDALWDHVGREPSGNPFNSLVQLEYENGIPRNPFINAGALVVTDRLQTQTGDAAGALLGFLRAESGNDRLAINEAVAASESAHGDRNAALGHFMASYGNIGNPVPVLLNQYFRQCSVEASCADLALATGFLARHGIRADGTRLLSRSQAKQVNAIMLTCGTYDAAGDFAYRVGLPGKSGVGGGIIAVVPGHCTLCVWSPGLDERGNSVSGVVALDRFTTLTGLSVF; encoded by the coding sequence ATGACCCCGCCGACCCAACCGACCCCGCCGACCCAACCGACCTCGCCGCAGACCTATCAGCCGGTCCTCGACCGCATCGCGGCCGAGATCGAGGAGACGCCGGAGCGCGGCAGGCCCGCCGACTACATTCCGGCGCTCGCCGCGTGCGACCCGCGCAGGTTCGGCATGGCCGTCGCGGAGCCGGACGGCACGGTCTACGGAGTGGGCGACTGGCGGCAGCCGTTCTCCGCGCAGTCCATCACCAAGGTGTTCACCCTCGCGCTCGACCTGGCACGCGAGGGCGACGCCCTGTGGGACCACGTGGGCCGCGAGCCGTCCGGCAACCCCTTCAACTCGCTCGTGCAGCTGGAGTACGAGAACGGCATCCCGCGCAATCCCTTCATCAACGCGGGCGCGCTCGTCGTCACCGACCGCCTCCAGACCCAGACGGGAGACGCGGCGGGGGCACTCCTCGGCTTCCTGCGCGCGGAGAGCGGCAACGACCGGCTCGCCATCAACGAAGCCGTCGCCGCCTCCGAGTCCGCGCACGGGGACCGCAACGCCGCGCTCGGGCACTTCATGGCGTCGTACGGAAACATCGGCAACCCGGTGCCGGTACTCCTGAACCAGTACTTCCGCCAGTGCTCCGTAGAAGCCTCGTGCGCCGACCTCGCCCTGGCCACCGGCTTCCTCGCCCGCCACGGCATCCGAGCCGACGGCACCCGCCTGCTCAGCCGCAGCCAGGCCAAGCAGGTCAACGCGATCATGCTGACCTGCGGGACGTACGACGCGGCGGGCGACTTCGCCTACCGCGTGGGGCTGCCCGGCAAGAGCGGCGTGGGCGGCGGCATCATCGCCGTCGTACCCGGCCACTGCACGCTCTGCGTCTGGAGCCCGGGTCTGGACGAACGGGGCAACTCGGTGTCGGGGGTGGTGGCGCTCGACCGCTTCACGACACTGACGGGCCTATCGGTGTTCTGA